In Asanoa sp. WMMD1127, one genomic interval encodes:
- a CDS encoding GDP-mannose 4,6-dehydratase, translated as MGRTALISGVAGQDGSYLLEFLLDHHYEVVGFDIDGNALARLTRRITERPDARRARLLVADVTQPDNVRRLLSDTAPTEVYNLAAQSFVGRSYADPYDDVVITTGTLNLLEAIRRHAPEARFYQASSAEMFGDAAAPQTEQTPFAPVSPYACAKLYAHHLVRMYRDVHGLKAASGILFNHESPRRRREFVTRKITHGIAAIVSGQATELRLGNLDSRRDWGHARDYVRAMWLMLNRDEPADYVIASGESRTVGELARFAFDLVGLDWTRYVRQDASLVRPHDPANLCGDAQRAEADLGWRPEVSFEALVTEMLDADLEAHGLDPKDVRR; from the coding sequence GTGGGTCGCACCGCACTCATTTCGGGCGTCGCCGGGCAAGACGGCTCTTACCTGCTCGAGTTTCTGCTCGACCACCATTACGAGGTCGTCGGGTTCGATATCGACGGGAATGCTCTCGCGCGATTGACGCGGCGGATAACGGAGCGGCCCGACGCTCGTCGCGCGCGGCTTCTTGTCGCCGACGTGACTCAGCCGGACAACGTGCGACGACTGTTGTCGGACACCGCGCCGACCGAGGTCTACAACCTGGCCGCACAGTCCTTCGTCGGCCGGTCCTACGCCGACCCCTACGACGACGTGGTCATCACGACCGGGACGCTCAACCTGCTCGAGGCGATCCGGCGGCACGCACCCGAGGCCCGGTTCTACCAGGCATCGTCGGCGGAGATGTTCGGCGACGCGGCGGCGCCGCAGACTGAGCAAACGCCGTTCGCGCCGGTCAGTCCATACGCATGCGCGAAGCTCTACGCCCACCATCTGGTCCGGATGTATCGCGACGTGCACGGCCTGAAAGCCGCCTCCGGAATTCTCTTCAACCACGAGTCGCCGCGGCGGCGCCGCGAATTCGTGACGCGGAAGATCACGCACGGCATCGCCGCCATCGTCAGTGGGCAGGCAACCGAGTTGCGGTTGGGCAATCTCGACTCCCGCAGGGACTGGGGACATGCGCGGGATTACGTGCGAGCCATGTGGTTGATGCTGAACCGCGACGAGCCGGCCGACTACGTCATCGCGAGTGGGGAGAGCCGGACAGTCGGCGAGCTCGCGCGGTTCGCCTTCGACCTGGTCGGCTTGGACTGGACCAGATACGTCAGGCAGGACGCCTCTCTCGTGCGGCCGCACGACCCGGCGAACCTCTGCGGCGACGCCCAACGGGCCGAGGCGGATCTCGGGTGGCGGCCGGAGGTGTCGTTCGAGGCGCTGGTGACGGAGATGCTCGACGCGGACCTGGAGGCCCACGGCCTGGACCCCAAGGACGTGCGGCGCTAG
- a CDS encoding ABC transporter permease subunit → MSLPKAEVRRLFKRRVTRIFLILTLVGLAIFPIVFTVSSQRTGPSQRAAAEAQAQREFERASADYQQMVRQCESEKAAGATDVDERYGPNCGADYGPRPEYFEAANYLPFEFTFRDEFEPSLYVFAAILAMVAFVIGASFVGAEWNSGGMTNLLLWRPRRIPVLVTKLGVLLGSILGVFVVLGALWTAAFWAIGRFDGQLGKLTSGVWQSFALTGARGVGAVLLAATLGFCLASIGRHTAMALGVGIGVVVVSEIGLRIAFELTQVRFGDRYILSSYLAAWFSKSLTLYDYRSCDFVQGQCNPGELVVTWQQAGVLFAVVLVVAVFGALWSIRRRDVT, encoded by the coding sequence GTGAGCCTGCCCAAGGCCGAGGTGCGCCGGCTGTTCAAGCGCCGGGTCACCCGCATCTTCCTCATCCTCACGCTGGTCGGGCTGGCCATCTTCCCGATCGTGTTCACGGTCAGCAGCCAGCGCACGGGTCCGTCCCAGCGCGCCGCCGCCGAGGCGCAGGCGCAGCGGGAGTTCGAGCGCGCCAGCGCCGACTACCAGCAGATGGTCAGGCAGTGCGAGTCGGAGAAGGCGGCCGGCGCCACCGACGTCGACGAGCGCTACGGACCCAACTGCGGCGCCGACTACGGGCCGCGGCCGGAATACTTCGAGGCCGCCAACTACCTGCCGTTCGAGTTCACCTTCCGCGACGAGTTCGAGCCGTCGCTCTACGTCTTCGCCGCGATCCTGGCCATGGTCGCGTTCGTCATCGGCGCGTCCTTCGTCGGCGCCGAATGGAACAGCGGCGGCATGACCAACCTGCTGCTGTGGCGACCGCGGCGGATACCGGTGCTGGTCACCAAGCTCGGCGTGCTGCTCGGCTCGATCCTCGGCGTGTTCGTCGTGCTCGGCGCCCTGTGGACGGCGGCGTTCTGGGCCATCGGCCGATTCGACGGCCAGCTCGGCAAACTCACGTCGGGCGTGTGGCAGTCGTTCGCGCTGACCGGCGCCCGCGGCGTCGGTGCGGTGCTGCTGGCCGCGACGCTCGGCTTCTGCCTGGCCTCGATCGGCCGCCACACCGCGATGGCCCTCGGCGTCGGCATCGGCGTGGTCGTGGTCAGCGAGATCGGCCTGCGCATCGCGTTCGAGCTGACACAGGTGCGGTTCGGCGATCGCTACATCCTGTCCAGCTACCTGGCCGCCTGGTTCAGCAAAAGCCTGACGTTGTACGACTATCGGTCCTGCGACTTCGTCCAGGGCCAGTGCAACCCGGGCGAGCTGGTGGTCACGTGGCAGCAGGCCGGTGTGCTGTTCGCGGTCGTGCTGGTGGTCGCCGTTTTCGGTGCCCTGTGGTCGATCCGCCGCCGCGACGTGACCTGA
- a CDS encoding hsp70 family protein, translating to MQGHALGVDLGTSNTVAVLRWPDGRTRPLLFDGQPLLPSGVLLDDAGRLHVGRDAQRLAQADPARYEPNPKRHVDAPAVLLGDREVATVDLLAAILAAVAHAAVEAAGYLPPAAVTYPAAWGATRRQVLSVALSRAGWPASTVLVPEPVAAARYFAEVLRRPVPVGSALAVFDFGGGTLDIAVVRNDGPDPSGRVSFSVVSAGGVAELGGLDLDAALVDHLGHGLAGIDPAAWERLRNPANTAQWRDRRRFWDDVRGAKEMLSRAAVAPVAVPGVEKAVHLTRDELEQLATPLLRRGVIETAGVITAAALRPDQLAGLFLVGGSSRVPLVARMLHADLGLAPTVLEQPELPVAEGALAELPAAVAVAATAPSAAGTARVTSAPPEVSPVSGGAAPPPPVPPQRDSAWVAPTAGPPRSRRGLVVSAAAAGLVLIVAAVAVIVMLVNRDGFDKVKFAAFADVGSPLGMEATSYYVWSHVAGDRAYFAYTIDDKLTVVAADATNGKQLWRETLPDAASTWEGIRAVPGAVLAYANPIGSTEPRRVFVLDPGDGHRLWDRNLGDEDETFVVEDRLVVVDRVNAKLVGLALRDGVQKWEQPTPKDQYDDADTAVYGAQTVKDLNGPADFGGVALDPDRTDDKRLVQINSDRSARVIDAVSGEILKQQAAVADPNDLATVFDGQLFTTRGNDSTELFAVDLDTFDKPRLVYRADPQRRPTGISPCGDQRVCLLEQTNFDSKSTELVSLPTGGEGEKWTKPAAGVTAILPVGDHVVLQSKEASVPHVVAYDADGVEVLTHDGAVARVNGASVLIFGKDPGTSVDDVNVVGWVLGEQDPVQLGALSGVRPASCTWSTSVVACVGDKDLRVRRFAG from the coding sequence ATGCAAGGGCATGCGCTCGGGGTCGACCTGGGCACGTCGAACACGGTCGCCGTGTTGCGCTGGCCCGACGGGCGCACCCGACCGTTGCTCTTCGACGGTCAACCGCTCCTGCCCTCCGGCGTGCTCCTCGACGACGCGGGCCGGCTGCACGTCGGGCGCGACGCGCAACGGCTGGCCCAGGCGGACCCGGCCCGCTACGAGCCCAATCCCAAGCGGCACGTCGACGCGCCCGCGGTGTTGCTCGGCGACCGCGAGGTGGCCACGGTCGACCTGCTCGCCGCCATCCTCGCCGCGGTCGCGCACGCCGCCGTCGAGGCGGCCGGCTACCTGCCGCCCGCGGCGGTGACCTATCCCGCGGCCTGGGGCGCCACCCGCCGCCAGGTGCTGTCCGTGGCGCTGTCCCGCGCCGGCTGGCCGGCCAGCACCGTGCTGGTGCCGGAGCCGGTGGCCGCGGCCCGCTACTTCGCCGAGGTGCTGCGCCGGCCGGTGCCCGTCGGCTCGGCGCTGGCCGTCTTCGACTTCGGTGGCGGGACGCTCGACATCGCGGTGGTCCGCAACGACGGCCCGGACCCGTCCGGCCGCGTCTCCTTCAGCGTCGTCTCCGCCGGCGGGGTCGCCGAGCTCGGCGGCCTCGACCTCGATGCGGCCCTGGTCGACCACCTCGGCCACGGCCTGGCCGGCATCGACCCGGCCGCGTGGGAGCGGCTGCGCAACCCGGCCAACACGGCGCAGTGGCGCGACCGCCGCCGCTTCTGGGACGACGTGCGGGGCGCCAAGGAGATGCTGTCCCGGGCGGCCGTGGCGCCGGTCGCCGTGCCGGGCGTCGAGAAGGCCGTGCACCTGACCCGCGACGAGCTCGAGCAGCTGGCGACGCCGCTGCTGCGCCGCGGAGTGATCGAGACGGCCGGGGTGATCACGGCGGCCGCCTTGCGGCCGGATCAGCTCGCCGGCCTGTTCCTGGTGGGTGGATCGTCCCGGGTGCCGCTGGTGGCACGCATGCTGCACGCCGATCTCGGCCTGGCGCCGACGGTGCTCGAGCAGCCGGAGCTGCCGGTGGCCGAGGGGGCGCTGGCCGAGCTGCCCGCCGCGGTCGCGGTGGCGGCCACGGCGCCGTCGGCCGCCGGCACCGCCCGCGTCACCAGCGCGCCGCCCGAGGTCTCCCCGGTGTCCGGCGGTGCCGCGCCGCCGCCACCCGTCCCGCCGCAACGCGATTCCGCGTGGGTCGCCCCGACGGCCGGGCCGCCGCGGTCCCGGCGGGGGTTGGTGGTCTCCGCCGCCGCGGCCGGGCTGGTCCTGATCGTCGCGGCGGTCGCCGTCATCGTCATGCTGGTCAACCGGGACGGCTTCGACAAGGTCAAGTTCGCGGCGTTCGCCGATGTCGGGTCCCCGCTGGGGATGGAGGCGACGTCGTACTACGTCTGGAGCCACGTCGCCGGTGACCGCGCCTACTTCGCCTACACGATCGACGACAAGCTGACCGTCGTCGCCGCCGACGCCACCAACGGCAAGCAGCTCTGGCGCGAGACGTTGCCGGACGCGGCCAGCACCTGGGAGGGCATCCGGGCGGTGCCGGGCGCGGTGCTCGCCTACGCGAACCCGATCGGCAGCACCGAGCCCCGCCGGGTGTTCGTGCTCGATCCCGGCGACGGCCACCGGCTCTGGGACCGCAACCTGGGCGACGAGGACGAGACCTTCGTCGTCGAGGACCGGCTCGTCGTGGTGGACCGGGTCAACGCGAAGCTCGTCGGCCTCGCGCTCCGCGACGGCGTCCAGAAGTGGGAACAGCCGACCCCGAAGGATCAGTACGACGACGCGGACACCGCGGTCTACGGCGCCCAGACCGTGAAGGACCTGAACGGTCCGGCCGACTTCGGCGGCGTCGCGCTCGACCCGGACCGCACCGACGACAAGCGGCTCGTGCAGATCAACTCCGACCGGTCGGCCCGGGTCATCGACGCGGTCAGCGGCGAGATCCTCAAGCAGCAGGCGGCCGTGGCCGACCCCAACGACCTGGCCACCGTCTTCGACGGGCAGCTCTTCACCACCCGTGGCAACGACAGCACTGAGCTGTTCGCCGTCGACCTGGACACCTTTGACAAGCCCCGGCTGGTCTACCGGGCCGATCCGCAGCGCCGGCCCACCGGCATCAGCCCCTGCGGCGACCAGCGGGTCTGCCTGTTGGAGCAGACGAACTTCGACAGCAAGTCCACGGAACTGGTGTCGCTGCCGACCGGCGGCGAGGGCGAGAAGTGGACCAAGCCGGCGGCCGGCGTCACCGCGATCCTGCCCGTGGGCGACCACGTGGTGCTGCAGAGCAAGGAGGCGAGCGTTCCGCACGTCGTCGCGTACGACGCCGATGGTGTCGAGGTCCTGACGCACGACGGCGCGGTCGCCCGGGTCAACGGCGCGAGTGTGCTGATCTTCGGCAAGGACCCCGGGACCTCCGTCGACGACGTCAACGTCGTCGGCTGGGTGCTCGGCGAGCAGGACCCGGTGCAGTTGGGGGCGTTGAGCGGCGTACGGCCGGCCAGCTGCACGTGGTCGACCTCGGTCGTCGCCTGCGTCGGCGACAAGGACCTGCGGGTGCGCCGCTTCGCCGGGTAA
- a CDS encoding DUF3263 domain-containing protein: MSRSAMMPAAADQADTHDDDELESEVESAPTAPTAPALTEREEQILAFERKWWKHAGAKEQAIRDAFDLSATRYYQLLNGLLDNPAALAADPVVVGRLRRLRSTRARSRRR; the protein is encoded by the coding sequence GTGTCGAGGAGTGCCATGATGCCCGCCGCTGCTGACCAGGCCGACACCCACGACGACGACGAGCTTGAGTCCGAAGTGGAGAGTGCGCCGACGGCACCGACGGCGCCGGCGTTGACCGAGCGGGAAGAACAGATCCTGGCGTTCGAACGCAAGTGGTGGAAACACGCCGGCGCGAAGGAACAGGCGATCCGCGACGCCTTCGACCTGTCGGCGACCCGCTATTACCAGCTGCTCAACGGACTGCTCGACAACCCGGCGGCGCTGGCCGCCGATCCGGTCGTGGTCGGCCGCCTCCGCCGGCTCCGCTCGACCCGCGCCCGCTCCCGCCGCCGCTAG
- a CDS encoding DIP1984 family protein, whose amino-acid sequence MKLAEALVLRADASRRVEQLRSRIGGSARYQEGEAPAEDAGALLAEVGAVLGELEGLIRRINRTNAATTLDGGGTLTDALARRDILKVHHGLVSGAADAAAGEGRHGYRQLRSELKMLPALPVADLRTQADRLARELREVDTLIQRTNWAVDLLD is encoded by the coding sequence ATGAAGTTGGCGGAGGCGCTCGTGTTGCGGGCCGATGCCTCGCGACGGGTCGAGCAGTTGCGGAGCCGCATCGGTGGCAGCGCGCGTTATCAGGAAGGTGAGGCGCCGGCCGAAGACGCTGGTGCGTTGTTGGCCGAGGTCGGTGCGGTGCTGGGCGAGCTCGAAGGGCTCATCCGGCGGATCAACCGCACCAACGCCGCGACCACGCTCGACGGCGGCGGGACGCTGACGGACGCCCTGGCACGGCGGGACATCCTCAAGGTGCACCACGGACTCGTTTCCGGCGCGGCCGACGCCGCTGCCGGCGAGGGGCGCCACGGCTACCGGCAGCTGCGGTCGGAGCTGAAGATGCTGCCGGCACTGCCGGTGGCCGACCTGCGGACCCAGGCGGACCGGCTCGCCCGGGAGCTGCGGGAGGTCGACACGCTCATCCAGCGGACCAACTGGGCGGTCGACCTGTTGGACTGA
- the ugpC gene encoding sn-glycerol-3-phosphate ABC transporter ATP-binding protein UgpC codes for MATVTYTQATRIYPGTERPAVDHLDLEIGDGEFLVLVGPSGCGKSTSLRMLAGLEDVDEGSIHIDSRDVTHLPPKARDIAMVFQNYALYPHMTVYENMAFALKLRKTSKSEIDRRVKEAAGLLQLEEYLGRKPKALSGGQRQRVAMGRAIVREPQVFLMDEPLSNLDAKLRVQTRTQIASLQAKLGITTVYVTHDQIEAMTMGHRVAVMLDGVLQQVDTPRALYDKPSNVFVAGFIGSPAMNIKTVPLTDQGAKFIDMIVPLTRDEIEKARANGGGDKVTLGFRPEDCDLVGPTDGGLPVVVELVEDLGSDANIYGHAALDGVSERFVVRTDRRHMPNMGDTVFVKPRADQHHAFHSASGLRV; via the coding sequence ATGGCTACGGTCACCTACACGCAGGCCACCCGGATCTACCCGGGCACTGAACGGCCCGCGGTCGACCACCTCGACCTCGAGATCGGCGACGGCGAGTTCCTCGTCCTCGTCGGCCCCTCCGGCTGCGGCAAGTCCACCAGCCTGCGCATGCTCGCCGGCCTCGAAGACGTCGACGAGGGCTCGATCCACATCGACAGCCGCGACGTCACGCACCTGCCGCCGAAGGCCCGCGACATCGCGATGGTCTTCCAGAACTACGCCCTCTACCCGCACATGACGGTCTACGAGAACATGGCGTTCGCGCTCAAGCTGCGCAAGACCTCGAAGTCGGAGATCGACCGCCGGGTCAAGGAGGCCGCCGGCCTGCTGCAGCTCGAGGAATACCTCGGCCGCAAGCCGAAGGCGCTCTCCGGTGGCCAGCGCCAGCGCGTCGCGATGGGCCGCGCGATCGTGCGTGAGCCGCAGGTCTTCCTGATGGACGAGCCGCTGTCGAACCTCGACGCCAAGCTCCGCGTCCAGACCCGCACGCAGATCGCCTCGCTGCAGGCCAAGCTCGGCATCACCACCGTCTACGTGACCCACGACCAGATCGAGGCCATGACCATGGGCCACCGGGTCGCGGTCATGCTCGACGGCGTGCTGCAGCAGGTCGACACACCGCGGGCGCTCTACGACAAGCCGTCCAACGTCTTCGTCGCGGGCTTCATCGGCTCGCCGGCGATGAACATCAAGACCGTGCCGCTGACCGACCAGGGCGCCAAGTTCATCGACATGATCGTCCCGCTGACCCGCGACGAGATCGAGAAGGCCCGCGCCAACGGCGGCGGCGACAAGGTGACCCTCGGCTTCCGGCCGGAAGACTGCGACCTGGTCGGCCCGACCGACGGTGGCCTACCGGTCGTCGTCGAGCTGGTCGAGGACCTCGGCTCCGACGCCAACATCTACGGCCACGCGGCCCTCGACGGCGTCTCCGAGCGGTTCGTGGTCCGCACCGACCGCCGGCACATGCCCAACATGGGTGACACCGTGTTCGTCAAGCCGCGCGCCGACCAGCACCACGCGTTCCACTCGGCGTCCGGCCTGCGGGTCTGA
- a CDS encoding DeoR/GlpR family DNA-binding transcription regulator, which yields MDRYARWNALLELLAESGRVSVEDAAQRLNVSQATIRRDFDQLGQQQMITRTRGGAVANGVSYDLPLRYKTAKHSAEKQRIGAAAAALVEPGMVVGLNGGTTTTEVARALAVRPDLNSSADGAQLTVVTNALNIANELLVRSRMKIVVAGGVVRPQSFELVGPLGSALLREVTLDVALLGVDAIDATLGAAAHHEGEASMNALMVARARRVVIIADSSKLGGHAFARICPIDRVETLITDSGATPEATAPFRSVGVRVITA from the coding sequence GTGGACCGGTACGCGCGGTGGAACGCGCTGCTCGAGCTGCTCGCCGAGAGCGGCCGGGTGAGCGTCGAGGACGCCGCGCAGCGGCTCAACGTCTCGCAGGCCACCATTCGCCGCGACTTCGACCAGCTCGGCCAGCAGCAGATGATCACCCGGACCCGGGGCGGCGCGGTCGCCAACGGCGTCTCGTACGACCTGCCCCTGCGCTACAAGACCGCCAAGCACTCCGCCGAGAAGCAGCGCATCGGCGCGGCGGCGGCGGCCCTTGTCGAGCCGGGCATGGTGGTCGGGCTCAACGGCGGCACGACGACGACCGAGGTGGCCCGCGCCCTGGCGGTGCGGCCGGACCTCAACTCCAGCGCCGACGGCGCACAGCTCACCGTGGTCACCAACGCGCTGAACATCGCCAACGAGCTGTTGGTCCGCTCGCGGATGAAGATCGTGGTGGCCGGCGGCGTGGTGCGGCCGCAGTCGTTCGAGCTGGTCGGGCCGCTCGGCAGCGCGCTGCTCCGCGAGGTCACGCTGGACGTCGCGCTGCTCGGCGTCGACGCGATCGACGCGACCCTGGGCGCCGCCGCCCACCACGAGGGCGAGGCGTCGATGAACGCGCTGATGGTCGCCCGCGCCCGCCGGGTCGTGATCATCGCGGACTCGTCCAAGTTGGGCGGTCACGCGTTCGCCAGGATCTGCCCGATCGACCGGGTCGAAACGCTGATCACCGACTCCGGCGCAACACCCGAGGCGACCGCGCCGTTCCGCTCGGTAGGCGTACGGGTGATCACTGCATAA
- a CDS encoding ATP-binding cassette domain-containing protein, with product MPAVLEISGLQKTYRSRRRGERKALDGFDMVVEAGQVHGFLGPNGSGKTTTLRTLLGLITPNGGRMTLLGQEVPAALPQVARRVGAIVESPQFFPNFSAHDTLALLADAGGVPKQRVPEVLELVGLRDRAKERVKTYSLGMKQRLAVASALLKQPELLILDEPANGLDPGGIREMRTLMRGLAEAGMTVLLSSHILGEVQLICDSVTIISRGRRVTHGPVAEVLAQHAGGGVTVKLESPDDLSHAAEILIAAGARVTPQHDHLLVANVEKPAWVTRTLAERGYYVSELAPVRVDLESVFLELTQTAPVAGQARQVDDSAVTAPAQGGWGV from the coding sequence GTGCCGGCCGTACTGGAGATATCGGGTCTGCAGAAGACCTACCGGAGCAGACGCCGAGGTGAGCGCAAAGCCCTCGACGGGTTCGACATGGTCGTCGAAGCGGGCCAGGTGCACGGGTTCCTGGGGCCCAACGGCTCCGGCAAGACGACCACGCTGCGTACGCTGCTCGGGCTGATCACGCCCAACGGCGGGCGGATGACGTTGCTGGGCCAGGAGGTGCCGGCGGCGCTGCCGCAGGTGGCCCGCCGGGTCGGGGCGATCGTCGAGAGCCCGCAGTTCTTCCCGAACTTCTCGGCCCACGACACGCTCGCGCTGCTCGCCGACGCGGGCGGCGTGCCGAAGCAGCGGGTGCCCGAGGTGCTCGAGCTGGTCGGCCTGCGCGACCGGGCCAAGGAGCGGGTCAAGACCTACTCGCTCGGCATGAAGCAGCGGCTCGCCGTCGCGTCCGCGCTGCTCAAGCAGCCCGAGCTGCTGATTCTCGACGAGCCGGCCAACGGCCTCGACCCGGGCGGCATCCGGGAGATGCGCACGCTGATGCGCGGGCTCGCCGAAGCCGGCATGACGGTCCTGCTGTCCAGCCACATCCTCGGCGAGGTGCAGCTCATCTGCGACTCCGTGACGATCATTTCGCGGGGCCGGCGGGTGACGCACGGCCCGGTGGCCGAGGTGCTGGCCCAGCACGCCGGCGGTGGCGTGACGGTCAAGCTCGAGTCGCCCGACGACCTGTCGCACGCGGCCGAGATCCTGATCGCCGCCGGCGCCCGCGTCACACCGCAACACGACCACCTGCTGGTCGCCAACGTCGAGAAGCCGGCCTGGGTGACGCGCACCCTCGCGGAACGGGGTTACTACGTGAGCGAGCTCGCGCCGGTGCGGGTCGACCTGGAGAGCGTCTTCCTCGAGCTGACGCAGACCGCGCCGGTCGCCGGCCAGGCCCGGCAGGTCGACGACTCCGCGGTGACCGCGCCGGCCCAGGGCGGGTGGGGCGTGTGA